The following are encoded together in the Microcaecilia unicolor chromosome 12, aMicUni1.1, whole genome shotgun sequence genome:
- the SIDT2 gene encoding SID1 transmembrane family member 2 isoform X4: protein MQLKVGTLRKPASTLACVEEDRSMENLASRARLDSLSSVEEDDYDTLADIDSDKNIIRTKKFLYVADLARKDKRVMRKKYQIYFWNIATIAVFYALPVVQLVITYQTVVNLTGNQDICYYNFLCAHPLGNLSAFNNILSNLGYIMLGLLFLLIVLQREISYNRLLLCHRSNAEESGIPKHFGLFYAMGTALMMEGLLSACYHVCPNYTNFQFDTSFMYMIAGLCMLKLYQKRHPDINASAYSAYACLAFIIFFSVIGVVFGKGNTAFWIIFSVIHIVATMLLSTQLYYMGRWRLDSGVFRRILYIVYTDCVRQCSGPMYVDRMVLLVMGNIVNWSLAAYGLIMRPNDFASYLLAIGICNLLLYFAFYIIMKLRSGERIQFIPFLCIICTSVVWGFALFFFFQGLSTWQKTPAESREHNRDCILLNFFDDHDIWHFLSSIAMFGSFLVLLTLDDDLDTVQRDKIYVF, encoded by the exons ATGCAG ctAAAAGTTGGCACACTGCGAAAGCCAGCATCTACTCTTGCCTGCGTTGAGGAGG ATCGCTCCATGGAGAACCTCGCCAGCAGAGCCCGTCTTGATTCCCTGAGCTCTGTGGAGGAGGATGACTATGACACTCTGGCTGACATTGACTCAGATAAAAACATTATCAGAACCAag AAATTTTTATACGTTGCAGACCTGGCCCGAAAAGACAAGCGTGTCATGAGGAAGAAATACCAAATCTACTTCTG GAACATTGCAACCATTGCAGTTTTTTATGCATTACCTGTCGTCCAGCTGGTGATAACATACCAGACG GTTGTAAATCTGACGGGGAATCAGGATATCTGTTACTACAACTTCCTATGTGCTCACCCTCTTGGAAACTTGAG CGCGTTCAACAACATTCTGAGTAACTTGGGTTACATCATGCTGGGCCTCCTGTTCCTGCTTATTGTGCTTCAGCGAGAGATCAGCTACAACCGTCTACTCCTGTGCCATCGTAGCAATGCTGAG GAATCTGGCATCCCCAAACACTTTGGCCTTTTCTATGCTATGGGTACTGCATTGATGATGGAAGGGCTGCTCAGTGCCTGCTACCACGTTTGCCCCAATTACACCAACTTCCAGTTCG ACACATCCTTCATGTACATGATTGCTGGGCTCTGTATGCTGAAACTCTATCAGAAGCGTCACCCTGATATTAACGCCAGCGCCTACAGCGCCTACGCCTGCCTTGCTTTCATCATCTTCTTCTCTGTAATTGGCGTG GTGTTTGGCAAAGGGAACACAGCCTTCTGGATCATCTTCTCTGTTATCCACATTGTGGCCACCATGCTGCTGAGCACACAACTGTATTACATGGGGCGCTGGAGGCTTG ACAGTGGGGTGTTCCGAAGGATTCTGTATATTGTGTACACAGACTGTGTCCGGCAGTGCAGTGGTCCCATGTATGTG GACCGGATGGTGCTGCTTGTCATGGGGAACATCGTAAACTGGTCATT aGCTGCCTATGGACTTATTATGAGGCCCAATGATTTTGCTTCATACCTGCTGGCCATTGGGATCTGTAACCTGCTGCTGTACTTTGCCTTTTACATCATTATGAAG CTTCGTAGTGGTGAAAGGATACAGTTCATCCCCTTCCTCTGCATCATCTGCACATCTGTGGTATGGGGGTTTgccctgtttttctttttccagggTCTGAGCACCTGGCAG AAAACTCCAGCAGAGTCCCGAGAGCACAACCGAGACTGTATTCTGCTGAATTTCTTCGATGACCATGACATCTGGCACTTCCTGTCCTCTATTGCTATGTTTGGATCGTTCCTG